The DNA window AGGCATGGCAGGATCAGATCGTCTCTAAATTCGAGAGCCTGGAGATATCGCCTTTCCCCGAAAGAGGGCCGTACAACAAAGATCCCCAAGTCTGGAGAGATAGATGTCTGCCTAAATATGCGGCGCTTCTTCGAATTTTAGAACTGACAGCCGTTCATCCATCCACTAATGCTCGTATTGCTGAGCTCCTCCTACGCAAACTCAAGCTTGCTCTTCGaccgtcatcttcattggCATCCGACGAGGTCAACTTCATCGTCAGCCAAGGATTTCATGCTTATTTGGGTATGAGCAAGGCCGCAGGTTCAATTGATCCTCAGCTCGCCCCTCTGCTCCGCGCAGCCGTGCCGAGGTTTGCACGATCTGTAGGCTTTCTTCGAACCTATCTGGCATACGAGGAAACTTTCCCACGCGGCCACGAGTCTGACAAGCACGATGGATCTGGTAGCGATGCTTCAAACTCCGAAGATGATCCTGTAACCCAGTCTCTGGTCGACAATTTgagctctccatctcatGAGATTCGATTGGTGTCGCTAGAGCTGCTCAAGAAGATGACCACCGTGCCCGAGCAGCTTCATTTCGTTGACATCATGCTTCAAATTGAAGAAAGTCCACTAAATCTGGAGCATACTCGATCCATTGCCATGTATCTGCGCAAGCTCGGGCAAGAGTATGATTCGTTGGCAGATACGACTTGGCTAAAACAAGGAATTCCAAATTTCATGTTCGGCATGCTGACAATTAATCTCTCCCCTGTGTGGGATAACTCAATAGAAGCGATGAAGCAGGTTGCTCAAAGCAAGTTCGGCGAAGAGGCTATTTCTATCACTGCATTCCGATGGCTGGAAGTGCCGTCCCCGCGATGGACACCACCCCAATCGGAAACCAACTCTTCTCGCACTTTCTACTCGGACTTTGAGTGTACTACATTGAACTCTCTCCAAAAATCGGCAACTCTCGTTTCAGAGACCGCTGACGACTCAGACGGTATCATGTTGCGTAATTTTGACGACTGCCAGCGACTTGTCGAACCGTTCTCAACAAACGCCAAGGCACAAGCGTTGAAAGTGTTCAAAGCACTGCCTTCTATTGCCGAAAGAAGGTCCCGCCAACTGGTGCCCCATCTGTTTGCCTGGGCTCgtgacgaagaggatgcgaacgacgctgaagaagattctCAAGCTAAATTCTGGTCTCTATTTGACAGGAAAGGTCTCATCGGCGTATTCGCACAATTCATTAATCCAAAGGTTTTGTTTCAGCATGAACAAGTTTACGTCATTTTATTGCAGCTTTTGGGTAATGGTGATTTGGAAGTGCAGAAGCTTGCCCTAAAGGCCATTTTGGCATGGAAGCAAGAGAGCGTGAAAACGTATCAAGAAAACTTGGAGTATCTCCTCGATGAGGCTCGTTTCAAGAATGAGATTGCTGTCTTCCTTCAAGGAGATAGTGTCATCAAACCGGAACATCGAGCTGAGCTAATGCCCGTTTTGCTTCAACTCCTTTATGGTCGAGCAATTTCGCGAAAGGGAGCACTCGGTGGCCGCCATGGTCAGCAGACGACCCGACTTGCTATTCTCAGGAACTTGTCTGTTACGGATCTTGGAGGCTTCCTCGACATCGCCGTAGGAAAACTCAAGGATGTGCGAGTAGTCGGCCCAACGGTTAACCGGAAGAAGCtttttgaagatgagattatATCTATTCGAAAGCAGTTCGGTTTCCTGAATATGGCCCTGTCTATTATTTCAGAGCTGGGTACTAATGTGACTCCTTATATGGAAACACTCGTCAACACAGTCCTCTATTGCCTTGTCTTCTCTTCACGGCGACTGGGTGGCACAGTTGCGGAAGCTGATGCCGATGCCCcccgaagaggaagaagagaaggctaGCACTCATTCATTGCTCAAGTCCACACGATCAACTGGTATCAAGTGCTTGATGGGCCTCTTCCAGAATGCTCAGGGCTTTCAGTGGGGGCCTTACCAGGATATCATCATTGAGGAGCTGGTGGCACCTAGGCACGAAAATCTGCCGGCAGAGACTGCGCAAGGAGTATCAGGCATGTTGCAGCTATTTTCAACTTGGTCTAATCTTCCGAACGtggctctcttctttgctcctCACGGTAGCGCGTTGCCAAATGGTGTCTTACCCAAACTCATTGCTTGCGTAGCATTCGAAAAATCCAAGGAATCTGTCAAGATATATGTGCTTGAAATGCTTCGAAATTTGGCTAGATTAGCTCTAGCTTCTGCCGACGAGTCCGAGTTTAATGAAGTTATCAAAGCCGAGCTTCTCGAAACGAACTCAACCGCAATTTTGAACAGCCTTACCACTGTATTGAGGACTGGGGATATCAGCAATGCACTTCTAGAAGCAGGCGTCGAAACCATTCTGTCGTTGGCTCCCATCTTCCAAAACTTTGAAGACGTTCAAGCAGTCATTCGAATTTCTAGCTTCTTGTTGCAGCAACCTGCCCGACGAGTTAAtcccaagctcaagggccGGATCCTTCTCGTCATTGAAaattttgcttctttgccagACGCAGCAAAGGATGAGGTACTGCTTCAGGAGGTATACAGGACCGTTTCAGCCCTTTTCAGCTACTTCAGAGATCGAGAAAACCGTTCATCATTGTGCCGAGTGCTTTTGGCCATTTCGAAACAAGATGACGAGATCGCCAATGTTGCCAGCGTTTGTTACGAGCTGAACCTATTCAAGGAGGGTCGCATTGATGAGCCAGATTATGACAGGCGTCTTGCCGCATTCAGTGCAATCTCAAGCAGCCATGATGAGCCGTGGACACCTAAGCAATGGCTTCCGGTTCTTCATAACCTGATTTTCTTTATCCGAATGGATGAAGAATTTGGCGTGCTTTCATCcaatgctgctgatggtATTCGACGCTTAGTTCAGGAGACGGCAGATTGCCAATCGCAAGAAACGAAGAAGACACTCGATGACCATCTCAAGCAGGTATTGTTGCCGTCAATCTATGGGGGTGCTCGAGAAGAGTCTGAAACCGTGCGACGAGAATATCTACGCGTATTAGGATTCATTCTTACCACAATGCCTGAATGGGGCCCTGTGGCCGATTTAGGTGGTCTCTTGAACGAGCGCCAAGAGGATTCTTCCGAACCTACGTTCTTTTTTGACATTCTCAGTCCGGCAACTTCAAAACAAATCGATGCCCTGCGAACGCTGGAAGCTGCCAACGCAAGCAAAGAGATGAGCAGCCAGAACCTTACTCAATTCTTTATCCCCTTGCTGGAACATTTCATATTCGGAAGAGCGGATAGTGGCGACGATCATGGACTTGGTGCACAAGCGGCAAGCACAATTAGCAATCTCGCAATGTCACTCAGCTGGAACCACTTCCGTACAACTTTCCATCGATACATAGGCTACATCGAATCAAAGCCGGAACAACAGAAGCATACTATTCGCCTGTTGGGCAAATATAccgatgcgctgctgctttcgCTTTCGGAAGGTCCCGATGTCGGCGAAACCATGGAGGTGGACCAGGAGGAAAGCTCATCTTCTGCTGTTCGACGACTGCGTCTTATGGCCCCGAAGACTTCGGAACTCTTTACCCAGATTACTGATTACTTCCTACCACCGCTCACCAAACACTTGCACGAAAAGAATGAATCCGAGGTTAGCTACCGTGTTCCCGTCGCCATCACGGTTGTCAAGCTCTTGAGGTTGTTGCCTACTCCCCAACTGAACCAGAAGCTGGCTGGTGTTTTGACCGACATATGCCACATCTTGCGCAGTAAGGCGTTGGAAGCGAGAGACATGGCTCGTGATACTCTTGTCAAAATATCCGTGCTTCTGGGCCCATCGTTTTTTGGATTTATTCTGAAAGAGCTTCGAGGTGCTCTGACTAGAGGCTACCAGCTGCACGTTCTTTCATATACTATGCACTCTATCCTAGTTGCAACTGTGCCTCATTTTGCAACTGGAGATCTTGACCCCTGTTTGTCAGACGTTGTCAACGTTATTATGGACGACATATTCGGTGTCGTCGGCCAAGAGAAGGATGCCGAAGGGTATGTTAGCCAGATGAAAGAGGTCAAGAGCAGTAAGAGCCAAGACTCGATGGAACTCATTGCCAAAAACGCATCAATCAGTCGTCTCATTGCCCTCATGAAGCCGTTACAAGCTCTCCTGATGCAAAAGGTAAATCTTAAGATTGTGCGCAAGATTGACGCCCTGATGGCCCGTATTACGGCGGGACTCTTGCAAAACCCGGCTGCTGCAAGCCGCGATACTTTGGTCTTTTGTTACGAGGTTATCCAAGAAGTATACAATGCGCGGAAACCAGACGCAGAGCCAAAGCTGGACTGGAAAACTCGCAGGTATCTGGTCCAAAGAGGCGCCAAGAAGAGCGGCGATCGAGGTCAAACCAGCAAACATACATACAAGCTAACGCGTTTCGCTTTTGAAATGCTGAGGTCGATGCTGAAGAAACATGATAGCCTGCGAACTCCTGAGAATATCGTCGGCTTCATTCCCATCATTGGTGACGCCATTTTGGAAGGCGAAGATGAGGTCAAAATCTCAGCCTTTCGACTTTTGGCGGTCATTGTCAAAGTTCCCTTCACGACCGCTGATGGAGCAAACATCTATAAGATCGCTGTCAAGGAGGCTACGAGATGCATATCAATGTCAACTTCCACCACGACTGAGCTAGCACAAGcggccttgaagatgcttgCGGTCGTACTCAGAGACCGACGAGATATTGAGGTCAAGGATGCTGCCATCGATATGCTACTGGGCAAGCTGAAGGATGACTTTACCGAACCTCTGTATCGTCATATCACATTCAATTTCCTGCGGTCCGTGCTGGACCGTCGCATTGAGACTGCGATGGTTTACGATACACTGGATCAGGTCGGTACCGTCATGATCACCAATGATGACAAGGATACCCGAGACCTAGCGCGAGGTGCTTTCTTCCAATTCATTCGAGACTACCCTCAGAAGAGAGCTCGCTggatgaagcagctcaaTTTCGTCGTCGCTAATCTCAAGTATGATCGTGAGGGCGGTCGCATTTCCGTAATGGAAGTAATCCACCTGATGCTCATGAAGTCATCCGATGATTTCGTCCAGGAGGTTGCGGCAACATGCTTCCTGCCGCTCTTCCTGGTTCTGGCAAACGATGATAGCGAGAAATGTCGCCTCGCAGCTGAAGCACTCATCAAAGAGATCTTTCGCAAGGCAGACAAGGAGCGCGTACTTGCGTTCCTCAACCTTCTCCGGTCATGGCTTGGCAAGGACGGAAACACTGCGGTTGTAAAACTCGCTGTGCAACTGTTTGGACATTATTTTGAGTGCAACGAGGATGCCGCAAAGAATCAAACAGACTTTAAGCTCATTTTCGACAAAGTCTCGGGCATTTTGGGATCTGAGAATGTTCGTGAAACTGACGGAGGACTTGTGGGCGCTGCGATTGGCGTTGTGCGCGTCTTCACCACCGTTTTCCCTGATAGGGCTTTGGCCGCCAACAAAGAGAATCTATGGGCTAAGCTGCCACGCTGCCTTGGACACAAGGATACTTTGGTGAAGCTGTCTGCTATTCAGCTGATTAGCTTATATCTCGCCGATTTTGCTAAAAATGGCGCCAATACCACTGCTGGCGAAGACGTTGAAGGGTCTCACGGGCTTATTCTACGCGCTACGAATGTAGAAGAGCTCGTCCGTCTTGCACTGAGAGCCTTGAATGGATCCGAGGTCAACGAAGCCTTGACAGGCGAGCTTGGGCAAGTTCTGATATTCCTCGGCCCTCGTCTTCCGATTGGCGATTCTCCTGATTCATCAGATGCTGagccagaggcagaggctgatgAACTCGAGGCTgaagacaaggaagaagccACTGCAAAGCCGAAAGATGTGCAGTACCTGTTCTGGCGGCTGTCACACATTCTGCGAAAGGAGGTTCGGCccaacgctgctgccatcgttCCCAAGGTGGTCGCCATGGAGGTTCTAGAGACTATCTGCCGCCGGTCTTCGCTTGACCGACTCCAGCCTTCGCTCAAGACCATTCTGACGCCGCTGCATAATCTCACCGACCCATCCATCCCTGCGCCTTTCAGCATGGATGAAGTGTTCAAGACGAAGCACGAAGGCCTCAAGACTAGGGCGCAGATTATGATGGATTCTCTGCAGAAGAAATTTGGTACGGCCGAATACAGCAAGCAGCTGATGGCTATCCGCGAGGAGGTCAGGGCCCGCCGTCGGCAGCGGTCTAGCAAGAGGAAGATTGAGGCGGTGGCACAGCCGGAGAAGTATAGCCAGGATAAGAGGAAGAAGTTTGAGAAGAACAGGGAGCGCAAGAAGGTGAGGTCGAGGGAGCAAAAGGTGATGAGGCAGGCGTACAAATCATGGTAAAAGAAAATCGCGAGGCATGTGCTATCGTACGGGAGATTATGGCGAGCGGCGTTTTGGAGGGCATTTTCGAAGGCGTTTTAAAAACTTGTTCTTTGTGACTATTTTGTCAATGTTATATATAGATGCATATGTATGCGACTAGCTAGACAAAATGCGTGGGGATCAATATATATCCCTGATAATTTTCATTTCATATCCTGTCGCTTTTCAAAAGAGCTGGAGTATCTTCTAAATGCAATCCCTGACGCCCACTTTCTATAACTTTCAACATACTCATACAATATCCCCCTTCTATTCAATGTAATTAAACAAAGCCTAGCCATTGACACCAGCAGAAATGATGTGCATTTCGAGAGAGAAGTCCCAAGCGCCTCATATTGCCtcattccttcttttccaagccCCGTATTTAGACGTTTTCATGACGAGCcttccttgtctttgcttGTGATATCCGCAACGTCCTCCGGTATCGCCTCGTCCGGCCAAAACTCAATGTCTCCGTCCTCCCCCAAAGAGCCCCTCTTCACCAGCTGGCCCTTTTCCCGCATCAAATCCTCGACAGTGATTTTACGATCGCCAAAGATGTTCAAATGGTCGCTGATGACGTGCCTATTGCGGCAGCTCGGACACGTAATCAGCGTAGAGCCGCGATGATAGCCCTGTTTCGAGACGTTGTGATGCGAGCGATGGCCGCAGGGCACGCAGGTGAAGGAAAGCTGGTAAAAGGCCGGGCCTTTGAATTCGGGGCGGTCGCTTTCGCTGGAGGGAGCGTCTTTGGTGGCGGGTTCGCTTTGGGGCTTCTTTTGAGGGGGGCGGGGGGATGGTGTGTGcgaggcggcgctgctggtagGGAGAAGTTGTGAtgccgatggcgatgggtgatgaggaagaggcgggatgatgagatggacggAGGGCGAATTGAGGGAGGCCTTTTGTGGGAGCGAATGCGCGGCGCAGGAGGGGCGCTATTAGAGGCGCGGGTTTTGAAGCCATTGTTATTGTTGAGAATTGTGCGCCTGGCTTGTGAAGTCGTAGCTTTTGAGAGAaatagaaagagagagaaggcgtTGGAGTTTTTTGGTGATGGTTGGATTTTGGCAGTATCAAAAAAGTTGCAGCACTGCACGTCATTTTGCCGGACAGGTACCTTGAAAAGTGGTCCGTGCACATGGGGTTTAGCAGCCGGCGATGGAGCAGTGCAGATTGCCTAATGGGGCAATAACTTGGTGATATAATACAGCGTTTGATAGGCTTGATGCTCATgatgttctttttcttcccactTTAGAACTTTTGAAGCCCTTGTTCCATTTATTCTTCGAGTTTATCGTCTTATTTATTGGCTCAAAATATTCCATAAGACTTCAAATAACAATGAGCTATATGCGCTACGCAGGTCCGCCATAGTAGTCAGTAGCAGTTCGATAGTATATGAATGAGATATGGGAAGTCAATTTCACATTGTTCTTGCCGGCTGTTAAATACTTCATTTCGCAGTTTCCTTCGCAGTATAAAGGATTTACCAGAAGCGAATCAACTGACTTTATTAAGCGgtgtctcttctttggcggtCAGGGCAGCATATCGACTCTGAGCTTCCTCGCCAGCAAGCTTTCTTCATCCGCTCCTTCTCTCTAACATGCTTGATCGGATAAATTCTTCACTTCTTCTGtgatttctttctctctcttcttcctcgttaCTTTCgcaagcttcttctcagctcCGTCAAGGCCTCCAACTTCTCCAACGTAGAGcactcttccttttctcttcgcAGTCTTCTTTCGTTCCTGAGGCTACAGTTGCCTGTTTCCTACCTATTCATCTCAGCATCCTCTTTCACGAGAAAACTCTCAAAGAGAAAATGCATCTCCTCCTCATTATCCAGTGGCTGATTCCCTTCATCAGTCTATGCCTAGCTCAATCGGATGATCGAGCCCTTGCTCTTTCATTGATCAACCAAGCTCGCCAGGCCCAGGGAATCCAGCCTCTTGCATGGAACGCCAACTTGGCCTCCTACGCTCAGTACTGGGCAAACATCATGGCCAGTGGTCAACAGCCCTTTTCGCACGCGCAAGGCGCTTACCGCCCTCAGCAGGGAGAAACGCTCTTCGAATATCAATCTGCTCAATGCGATTCGGCCTATGATAATCCTCTGCAAACAGCTGCACGAACTTGGCTTGCCCAGGCCTCTCTATACAACGGGATGCCGATTACCGATGGACACGAGCACTGGCTGCACTGGTGTAAGCATTCATTCATGCTACTTCACTTTAGATCTTGCTGTTAattcatcttccagctcagTGTATGTGGTCCACCAGTACGCAGATAGGCTGTGCTCGCGCCTACAGCATCTCGGACCCGTACAAGACATACGACGTGTGCCGCTTCTTTCCGGAGGGGAACATGTAAGCAGCTCGTTGATGCTCTTTATTTGGAGATGTGCTGACTTTGGTGATTAGAGTTGGACAACGGCCATTTTAGATGCCCGTGGTCAGGGACAGAGAATCGATTCAGCGTGGATCGGGTCTCAAGACACCATGTTGGCCATCAAAAATGGGCTTGATTTTATTCGTCTGATGAACCTGCTCAATTTTCGGTGTGCTATGGGCATTTTTGGTGAGCGAGGATCTCGTTATCAACAGACTTGTTGCTCCTAATTAGCCAGTGATGATGCATGTGACgggctgcttttttttttttttggaagcAATGGAAGCAATGGAAGAGTTTTCCTAGCTAGTGGAGATATTTCTAATACATAAAAACCTTCCAATCGAGCAACGAATTTTGTGATTATTATTTGGCGTCAGGAATGCAAGAAAATGCACGTAATTTCAGTGGTCTACAGGGTAGGTGGGAGGAAGCAGTCAAGCAGTAGCTGTCAGCTGCTTAGTGGTTACCGTAGCGCAAGGCCTAGCTGACCCGCCTTACCTAAGCACGTCACCCAGATCTCTGCAGGGCTAGGCAAATTTTGGGGAAAGACAAACGACGCGATTGAGCAAACCACCATCGACAAGTCGCGACATTCCCAACTCCACGTCCCTCGAACCTACGCAGCTGCATCAAGgccgtttcttcttcttctcttataGTGCGGATTATCCAAGGACTCAATCTCTCTGCACAGTGTCTGTTGCCATAGAGACCTCCATTGCCAGATATTGCCTGCGTACGGGTTGCAAGGAACCCTCGCAAGCTCAGTCAGCTACGGCTTTCGAACAAAGCGCGGGGATTCCCCAACTTTGCGCTCGCGTTTGCTCCCTTGCGCCAGCATGAGATAGCCCGCAAGAGATAGCCCGCAAACACCCCTCGAGAATCACACAATGGAGCGATCAAAACCCCAGGCATTCCTCTCGTCGTATGCGCCGCGCCTGCGCACCTACAACAACTCCCTCTTGACCCCCGTCCTACCGAGTGCGCCGTCAGGCCCTG is part of the Trichoderma atroviride chromosome 1, complete sequence genome and encodes:
- a CDS encoding uncharacterized protein (EggNog:ENOG41~SECRETED:SignalP(1-19)), with the translated sequence MHLLLIIQWLIPFISLCLAQSDDRALALSLINQARQAQGIQPLAWNANLASYAQYWANIMASGQQPFSHAQGAYRPQQGETLFEYQSAQCDSAYDNPLQTAARTWLAQASLYNGMPITDGHEHWLHWSQCMWSTSTQIGCARAYSISDPYKTYDVCRFFPEGNM